From Enterococcus mediterraneensis, the proteins below share one genomic window:
- a CDS encoding ATP-dependent Clp protease ATP-binding subunit — protein MLCQNCGKNEATIHLYANVNGQRKQLDYCQSCYQKIKNQKGSQPNMMQQDPFGFGSLDDLFRQMSRQMQQGPAPEQTPPTQFGGGNNFNGGQPPQGNPNAGGLLDEYGINITEQARQGDIDPVVGRDEEIQRVIEILNRRTKNNPVLIGEPGVGKTAVVEGFAQKIVDGDVPQKLMDKEVIRLDVASLVQGTGIRGQFEERIQKLIEEVKQSQNVILFIDEVHEIVGAGSAGDGNMDAGNILKPALARGELQMVGATTLNEYRIIEKDAALERRLQPVRVDEPSVEETITILKGLQPRYEDYHHVKYTDEAIEAAAVLSNRYIQDRFLPDKAIDLLDESGSKKNLTIQIVDPKVIDKKLADAEVQKQQASQEEDFEKAAYYRDQINKLQKMKERQISEEEIPVISEKDMEQIVEARTGIPVGELKEKEQTQLKNLAADLKAHVIGQDEAIDKVAKAIRRNRVGLGKQNRPIGSFLFVGPTGVGKTELAKQLAYEMFGSEDSMIRFDMSEYMEKHSVSKLIGSPPGYVGYEEAGQLTEKVRRNPYSLILLDEVEKAHPDVLHMFLQILDDGRLTDAQGRTVSFKDTLIIMTSNAGTGKVEANVGFGAAREGITRSVLGQLNNYFTPEFLNRFDGIIEFKALSKENLLNIVNLMLEDVNKMLSGQNIHIDVPKNVQEKLVDLGYNPAMGARPLRRTIQDQIEDGIAEYYLDHPKIKNLKAKLDKDGNIEVVAKNAPAKPKESESGETTE, from the coding sequence ATGCTTTGTCAAAACTGTGGCAAGAATGAAGCAACGATTCATTTATACGCAAATGTAAATGGTCAAAGAAAACAACTAGATTATTGTCAAAGTTGTTACCAAAAAATCAAAAATCAAAAAGGAAGTCAACCAAATATGATGCAACAAGATCCTTTTGGTTTTGGAAGCCTTGACGATCTATTCCGACAAATGTCTCGTCAAATGCAACAAGGACCTGCTCCGGAACAAACTCCTCCTACCCAATTCGGCGGCGGAAATAATTTCAACGGCGGACAACCACCCCAAGGAAACCCTAACGCCGGCGGTTTATTGGATGAATACGGGATCAACATCACTGAACAAGCCCGTCAAGGAGATATCGATCCAGTCGTAGGACGTGATGAAGAAATCCAACGTGTCATCGAGATCCTTAATCGCAGAACCAAAAACAATCCTGTATTGATCGGCGAACCCGGTGTCGGTAAAACTGCCGTCGTCGAAGGTTTCGCACAAAAGATTGTAGACGGCGATGTGCCGCAAAAATTGATGGACAAAGAAGTCATCCGTTTAGATGTTGCTTCGCTTGTTCAAGGAACAGGAATCCGCGGACAATTTGAAGAACGGATTCAAAAATTGATTGAAGAAGTCAAACAATCACAAAACGTGATTTTATTTATCGATGAAGTCCATGAAATCGTAGGAGCCGGTTCTGCTGGCGATGGCAACATGGATGCGGGAAATATCTTGAAACCAGCATTAGCTCGCGGTGAATTGCAAATGGTGGGCGCTACTACCCTCAACGAATATCGGATCATTGAAAAAGATGCTGCTTTGGAACGTCGTTTGCAGCCAGTCAGAGTCGATGAACCTTCTGTTGAAGAAACCATCACTATCTTAAAAGGTCTGCAACCTCGTTATGAAGATTACCATCATGTTAAATATACAGATGAAGCTATCGAAGCAGCGGCTGTCTTATCAAACCGCTACATTCAAGATCGTTTCTTACCGGACAAAGCTATCGACTTGCTGGACGAATCCGGTTCTAAGAAAAATTTGACGATCCAAATCGTCGATCCAAAAGTTATCGATAAAAAATTAGCGGATGCTGAAGTACAAAAACAACAAGCTTCTCAAGAAGAAGATTTCGAAAAAGCCGCTTATTATCGTGATCAAATCAATAAACTGCAAAAAATGAAAGAACGCCAAATCAGCGAAGAAGAAATCCCGGTGATCTCTGAAAAAGATATGGAACAAATCGTTGAAGCTCGAACAGGTATTCCAGTTGGCGAACTGAAAGAAAAAGAACAAACACAATTGAAAAACCTAGCTGCCGATTTGAAAGCCCATGTGATTGGCCAAGATGAAGCAATCGACAAAGTAGCTAAAGCGATTCGTCGGAATCGTGTCGGCTTAGGCAAACAAAATCGCCCAATCGGTTCTTTCCTATTTGTCGGTCCTACCGGTGTCGGTAAAACGGAATTAGCTAAACAATTAGCGTATGAAATGTTTGGTTCAGAAGACTCCATGATTCGTTTCGATATGTCTGAGTACATGGAAAAACACAGTGTCTCCAAACTGATCGGTTCTCCTCCAGGTTATGTAGGCTATGAAGAAGCTGGCCAATTAACAGAAAAAGTACGCCGGAATCCTTACAGCTTGATCCTTTTAGACGAAGTTGAAAAAGCGCATCCTGATGTGCTGCACATGTTCTTGCAAATCTTGGATGATGGCCGTTTGACAGATGCTCAAGGTCGAACTGTCAGCTTCAAAGATACTTTGATCATCATGACAAGTAATGCCGGAACTGGGAAAGTCGAAGCGAACGTCGGCTTTGGTGCTGCTCGCGAAGGAATCACTCGTTCTGTTTTAGGTCAGCTGAACAATTACTTCACACCGGAATTCTTGAACCGTTTTGATGGGATCATCGAATTCAAAGCATTATCAAAAGAAAATCTATTGAATATCGTCAACTTGATGTTAGAAGATGTCAATAAAATGCTTAGCGGACAAAATATCCATATTGATGTACCAAAAAATGTACAAGAAAAATTGGTAGATCTAGGGTACAACCCAGCGATGGGTGCTCGTCCATTACGTCGTACGATCCAAGATCAGATCGAAGATGGTATCGCAGAATACTACTTGGATCATCCAAAGATCAAAAATCTAAAAGCAAAATTAGACAAAGACGGCAATATCGAAGTAGTCGCAAAAAATGCGCCTGCTAAACCAAAAGAGTCTGAATCTGGCGAAACAACAGAATAA
- a CDS encoding phosphocarrier protein HPr — MEKKDFRVVAETGIHARPATLLVQTASKFNSDINLEYKGKSVNLKSIMGVMSLGVGQGSDVTITAEGADEADAMAAIVDTMKKEGLSE, encoded by the coding sequence ATGGAAAAGAAAGACTTTCGCGTAGTAGCAGAAACTGGAATTCACGCACGTCCAGCTACCTTATTAGTACAAACAGCAAGCAAATTCAACTCTGACATCAACTTAGAGTACAAAGGCAAATCTGTAAACCTTAAATCAATCATGGGCGTTATGTCTTTAGGCGTTGGTCAAGGTTCTGACGTTACAATCACAGCTGAAGGTGCTGACGAAGCAGACGCAATGGCAGCAATCGTTGATACAATGAAGAAAGAAGGATTATCTGAATAA
- a CDS encoding DUF1827 family protein encodes MKLINVTNSHSRMVKNQLENTDAELVKVYTDGSTTVVYTVAPSHNEILLINKKRNLRSSEIQEVKEYFLKKLPEGSYYPDSITTIELPGLVEISIKKPVSSKKAV; translated from the coding sequence ATGAAATTGATCAACGTAACCAATAGTCATTCTCGTATGGTCAAAAATCAGCTTGAAAATACAGATGCCGAGCTAGTCAAAGTGTATACAGACGGATCAACGACCGTGGTCTATACTGTTGCTCCATCACATAACGAGATTCTTTTGATTAACAAAAAACGAAACTTACGCTCATCCGAGATCCAAGAAGTAAAAGAATATTTTTTGAAAAAACTCCCTGAAGGCTCCTACTATCCAGACTCCATTACAACGATCGAGCTTCCCGGTTTAGTGGAAATCTCGATCAAAAAGCCAGTTTCTTCCAAAAAAGCGGTATAA